From Paenarthrobacter sp. A20:
CGGCACCACATGAGGCTCGTGCGGACAGTTGGTGCCCCATAGCTAAACTGTCCGCATGGGCCTCAATGAACACCACTACGCGCTGACCGTCCGCTGGACCGGAAACCTGGGCGAGGGCACGGTCAGCTACAGGGGATATTCCCGGGACCATGATGTCGACATCCCAGACCTTCCCACCTTGCAGGGTTCTGCGGATCCGACCTTCCACGGAGACCGGACACGCTATAACCCGGAGCAACTGCTGCTCGCGGCCTTGTCTCAGTGCCACATGTTGTCTTTCCTGCACGTTGCCGTCAAGCACGGCGTGGTGGTCACCGGCTACGAGGACAACGCAGAAGGCCTCATGAAACTCAACCGGGACGGCAGCGGGCAATTCGAGAGCGTGACGCTCAAACCACACGTCACCATTGCCGATCCCGGCCACGCCGGCTTGATGCCACAGTTACACCACGAAGCCAACCAGGTCTGCTTCATCGCCCGCAGCGTCAATTTCCCGGTACGGCACGAGCCAAGCACGACGGCGGCGGCCTAACGCTGTTCAGCCCGCCATTGCGCCACGAGCCGTTGTTCGGTTTCCCGGCTCAGCCCCGCTTTGCGGTCCCTGTTCAGGCCCTTGTGCCTCTCATCCTCAAGTGTCGCTGCCAGCGTCTCCTGCCACGGCCGCAGGAGCATCCCCCGCTCCCGTGCAGCACGGTTGGTCCGCGCCTGGAATCCGTCATGATCCGCCGGCAACCATAACGGCAGTGAGTCCGGCCCCGCCCAGAAGTCCACCCCTTGCTCCACCAGCCACGCTTCGTCAGCCCGGACAATGTTTCCAGCCGGAGCCCCGGCTGCATGTTGGGACTCGGCGATGAAGTCATCAAACCCCACAACGTCCCCCAGCGCGTTGTAGACGCCAGTCAGTCCTTGTTCGGCCGCACGCAGGATCCACGAGGCCAGGTCCCGCACATCGATGATCTGGGTGGCGGCGTCCGGGACATCGGGCACCAGCACCGGATCATGGTTGGCCGCGAAACGGGCAGGCCAGTAACCGTAGCGATCCGTACCGTCACCTGGGCCTCCGATGAGCCCCGCCCGGACGATGTGGGCCTTGTCCCCCACCGTGGTCAGCGTCATCTGCTCAATTGCCGACTTGGACTCGCCGTAGGTTTCCGGAGTGCCCGCTTGGCCAGCCGGCAAGGGTTCCAGAAGTTCCGCGCTTTCATCGGCGCCGGGGACCGAGTGGTCCGCGTAGACCGAACAGCTTGAGACAAAGGTCCAATGGCCTGCTGCCGGGCCCAGCACCTCCAAGGCCTGGCCGGCCTGGACGGGATCGCGGGACACCTCAATAACCGAGTCCCAGCCGCCGTCGAGGTCTGCCAAGGCCGCAGCACCCAAGGAACGGTCCCCCCCGTACCCAGGTGGCGCCGTCGGGCGGATTCGCTGAAGTACCGCGGGCAAAACAGGTGACGTCGTGCCCGGCGGCAACTGCCTGCCGTGCGATTTCTGCTGACAGGAAGGCTGTGCCACCGAGGACCAGGATGCGCATACCGTCACGCTACGGCGATAGGGTTGTAGGTGGACAGAGTGTTCCGCGCCCGGCGAACACGGGCCGACGACAAGGAGCTATTCCACCTTGACCTCCATCCCCCTGGCAGAAATTGTCACTTTGGAACCCGAAAAGATCGATCTCGTATCCATCCTCATCACCGTTGGCGTGGGCCTGGGTGTGTGGATCGTGGCGAGATTCGTTATTTTGCGCATCACCCGAAGAGTGTCCGCGGGAAGTTCCTTCTTCAAGAAAGCCCACTTCAAGTGGGTGCAACCAGCCATCCGCGCGCTGGACCACGAACGCCGCTCGCAGCGCGCCGAAACCATCGGCACGCTGCTGACGAGCCTTGTAAGCGTCGTGGTGGTGGTGATTGTGATCATCTACGTCCTCAAGTACATGAACGTGGACGTCGCGCCGCTGTTGACCAGCGTCGGCATCCTGGGTGTCGCCATCGGTTTCGGTGCCCAACAGTTGATCCGTGACTTCCTCGCGGGAATCTTCATCACCATCGAAGACCAATACGGAATCGGCGACGTCATCGTCACCAGCGAAGTGGTTGGTACCGTTGAATCCGTGGGCCTGCGCATTACACGGGTCCGCGCTGAGGACGGGGCGATCTGGTACCTGCGGAACGGTGAAATCCTGCGGGTGGGCAACCGCTCCCAAGGTGATTACGTTCCGCTCGAGACACCTGAAACGAACGAACCCGGCGCTGCGGCTGCACCCGTAACTGCAGGCGCACCCCGCGTGACCAAGGCCGAGGAGAAGTCCAATGAGTAACAACGCCGGCGCACAACCGCCAGCACCACAGGTGGGCCCCCGACGCCAACTGATGCAGAACGATCCCTTCAACCAGCCCGCCTACACGGACAGCTTCTACGCCGCAGTTGGCGGCCACGAAACGTTCGTCAAGCTCATCGACGTCTTCTATGACGGCGTGGCCACGGACCCGTTGCTGCGTCCGATGTACCCCGAAGAGGACCTGGGCCCGGCAAAGCGCCGCTTCCTCATGTTCCTGGAGCAGTATTGGGGTGGTCCCACGACCTACGGTGAAGAGCGCGGCCATCCCCGGCTACGCATGCGCCACATGCCGTTCAGGGTGACCCCGGAAGCCAAAGACCGATGGTTGTTCCACATGCGGACGGCCGTGGATTCCTTGGAGCTCTCGCCGTTGCATGAAGGCACACTGTGGGACTACATGGAGCGGGCCGCGCTGACAATGATCAACAGCCCGTCGGCTGGCGCCTGACCCCCTAGAACCCGAGTCCCAGGCCTGCGCCGGTGCGAACCAGCACATGGCCGCGGGGGCCGCTCAGGCGGAACCAGCGGCCGTTACGGAACACGTGCTGCTCGGCGTCGCCCAGGAAGCCCAGGGCGAAAGCGGCGAACGCCGCCCCGGCGGGAAGGCCGGTATCGCCGGGAAGTTCACGGCCCCAAACAGCTGCCCGGGCGCTGTTTAACACTGCGGCTCCCGCCAAGGCAGGAATCACGCCGGCCACCTCCGCGATGCCGGCCTCCGCTGCCGACTTGAGGTCGGCGTCGTGCATTGTGCCCCGGGCCTCCCAGCCGCTTCGGGGGGCGCCAACGCCCGCCCAGGACTCAGAAACGGTCGACGGCGGGATGGGCAGTTCCACATCCTCGGCGGCCGAGCGGGCCAACCGGTCCATGACGGAGGCAAGGGTGACGGTGACATCTGCTTGCGCCGGCTCGGCGAGGGCCATGGTCCGCAGGCCAAGGATGGTGGGGGTGGACTCCCCCAGGATTCGCGGCCTCAGGACACACACATAGGCAGCCAGGACGCTGCCCGCGGCCTGGAGGCGGATGGCTCCGTCGTCGATGCTTTTTGCCCGGGTAACGAAGGTCCGCAGGTCTGCGAGGTCACGGGGATCGGCGAAGCGGAAGGACTGGGTCAGGACGTCTGTCACATCATCGACTCTACCGGCATGTCCCCGGTTGAGAGGGGTCGGGGCGGCGTCTAAAGTCGAACCATGACTGAGACGAACGCTGGCCTCGAGGTGGAAGCACCCGTAGAAGACCCCATGGAAGTGCTGATAGGCCTGCTGGATCTTGGCGACTTCGACGGTGCCAGGACCAACGAGGACATCTTCCTGGGCCCGTCGCAAAAGCAGCCACGGCATCGTGTCTTTGGCGGTCAGGTTTTGGCGCAGTCAATGATGGCCGGGATGCGGACAGTCGAGCCGGACCGGGCCGCGCACTCCATGCACGGCTATTTCCTGCGGCCAGGTGACGCCAACAAGCCCATCACGTTCGGTGTCGAGAGGCTGCGGGACGGGCGTTCGTTCTCGGCCCGCCGCGTCCACGCGTACCAGGACGGTGTGCCGATTCTTTCGATGATCGCCTCGTTCCAGGTGGAAGACAGTGGCCTGGACCATCAAGCAACCATGCCCGAAGGCATCCCCGATCCCGAATCACTACCCAGTACCGCAGAACTTCTCTCCCACTACGACCACCCCATGGCGCGGCACATGTCCTCGGAGCGTCCTTTCGACGTCCGACATATCGACCCCGCGCTGTATGTTTCCCCGCCAAAGGAGCACGTAGCCACCAACGCGGTGTGGATGAAAACAATGGGTCCCCTGCCGGATGATCCCAATCTGCACCGGGCGGCCTTGGCTTACGCAAGCGATTACACACTGCTGGAGTCCATTCTCCGCAAGCACGGCCTTGCCTGGATGACGCCTGGCATGAGTGTCGCCAGCCTCGACCACGCCATGTGGTGGCACCGGCCCGTGCGCGTCGACGAGTGGATGCTGTACGTCCAGGAATCCCCCAGCGCCCAAGGCGCCCGGGGGCTTGCCACGGGCCGGATC
This genomic window contains:
- a CDS encoding OsmC family protein gives rise to the protein MGLNEHHYALTVRWTGNLGEGTVSYRGYSRDHDVDIPDLPTLQGSADPTFHGDRTRYNPEQLLLAALSQCHMLSFLHVAVKHGVVVTGYEDNAEGLMKLNRDGSGQFESVTLKPHVTIADPGHAGLMPQLHHEANQVCFIARSVNFPVRHEPSTTAAA
- a CDS encoding mechanosensitive ion channel family protein, whose product is MTSIPLAEIVTLEPEKIDLVSILITVGVGLGVWIVARFVILRITRRVSAGSSFFKKAHFKWVQPAIRALDHERRSQRAETIGTLLTSLVSVVVVVIVIIYVLKYMNVDVAPLLTSVGILGVAIGFGAQQLIRDFLAGIFITIEDQYGIGDVIVTSEVVGTVESVGLRITRVRAEDGAIWYLRNGEILRVGNRSQGDYVPLETPETNEPGAAAAPVTAGAPRVTKAEEKSNE
- a CDS encoding globin, coding for MSNNAGAQPPAPQVGPRRQLMQNDPFNQPAYTDSFYAAVGGHETFVKLIDVFYDGVATDPLLRPMYPEEDLGPAKRRFLMFLEQYWGGPTTYGEERGHPRLRMRHMPFRVTPEAKDRWLFHMRTAVDSLELSPLHEGTLWDYMERAALTMINSPSAGA
- a CDS encoding acyl-CoA thioesterase II, with the translated sequence MTETNAGLEVEAPVEDPMEVLIGLLDLGDFDGARTNEDIFLGPSQKQPRHRVFGGQVLAQSMMAGMRTVEPDRAAHSMHGYFLRPGDANKPITFGVERLRDGRSFSARRVHAYQDGVPILSMIASFQVEDSGLDHQATMPEGIPDPESLPSTAELLSHYDHPMARHMSSERPFDVRHIDPALYVSPPKEHVATNAVWMKTMGPLPDDPNLHRAALAYASDYTLLESILRKHGLAWMTPGMSVASLDHAMWWHRPVRVDEWMLYVQESPSAQGARGLATGRIFNREGQHVATVAQEGMVRIP